From Oncorhynchus mykiss isolate Arlee chromosome 25, USDA_OmykA_1.1, whole genome shotgun sequence, a single genomic window includes:
- the LOC110505840 gene encoding kinesin-like protein KIF3B translates to MSRPKPCEAVKVVVRCRPFNRREETMDNDNILDVNSKLGQITLRNPRASPEEVMKSFTFDAVYDFESKQSDIYDDTVRPLVDSVLQGFNGTIFAYGQTGTGKTYTMLGMPTDNERGIIPNSFNHIFTQISRSQNQQYLVRASYLEIYREEVRDLLCKDNKKLDLKENPDSGVYVKDLSSVVTKNVMELEHVMNIGDESRSVGFTNMNERSSRSHAIFMITVECSEKGADGEDHIRVGKLNMVDLAGSERQSKTGAKGERLKEATKINLSLSALGNVISALVDGKSTHIPYRDSKLTRLLQDSLGGNAKTVMVATLGPASKHYEESLTTLRYANRAKNIKNKPKINEDPKDALLREFQEEIARLKAQLEERGTLAKERRRRRNSRRLTKSMIVEDVAHRERDAELWKALEAEWKRNEEYYIKEEEESKMIEEDEKGVERFNSMDNSVEASPQKTVTSRIPIHRSVDDSPKKAFPTSTHSSPGAREKWKPFGEKEQMEKERMMDDMQKEQEAMEKIIEKYKAMESKILAGGKNIIDHTNEQQKMLELKRQEIAEQIRREREIQQQVMAQDEETGELRETFSSLQQEVDLKTKKLKRLYAKLQLVKAEIGDVIDEHVVTRQELEQTQNELTRELKFKYLLIENFIPPKDKNKIMNRLHFDSDEDQWRFRPFVPSESKSSQQVKRRPTSVVGYKRPISQYAQMAVTAGAPCRYRAENVMLLELDMSPPSMYNLNLNGAHLEQNFGGHGSPRRDLLANVPFRDRTTASGRVRKSRSWYQAPRSSSSCVSSSSSSSSITSGPPTQCSPHPQRPSSAIYTPLEGSIPGGP, encoded by the exons ATGTCGAGACCGAAACCGTGCGAGGCAGTAAAGGTAGTGGTGCGATGCCGCCCTTttaacaggagagaggagactatGGACAACGATAACATATTGGATGTGAATTCAAAACTGGGCCAGATCACATTGAGGAACCCGAGGGCGTCACCTGAAGAAGTCATGAAATCGTTCACCTTTGATGCGGTCTACGACTTTGAGTCGAAACAGAGCGATATTTATGACGATACCGTCAGACCTCTTGTAGATTCCGTGTTACAGGGATTCAATGGTACAATATTCGCATATGGACAGACTGGGACAGGTAAAACATACACGATGCTAGGTATGCCCACAGACAATGAAAGAGGGATCATCCCAAATTCATTTAACCACATTTTTACACAGATCTCCAGGTCTCAGAATCAGCAATATTTAGTGAGGGCATCCTATCTAGAGATCTATCGGGAGGAGGTCAGGGATCTGTTATGTAAAGACAACAAGAAACTAGATCTCAAAGAGAACCCAGATTCAGGGGTTTATGTCAAAGATCTGTCTTCGGTTGTCACCAAGAATGTGATGGAGCTCGAACATGTCATGAACATAGGAGATGAGTCCAGGTCTGTGGGGTTCACCAATATGAACGAACGCAGCTCGCGGTCCCATGCCATCTTCATGATCACGGTGGAGTGCAGTGAGAAAGGTGCAGATGGAGAGGACCACATACGGGTTGGGAAGCTGAACATGGTTGACCTGGCTGGCAGCGAACGCCAGAGCAAGACGGGTGCTAAAGGGGAGCGCCTGAAAGAGGCCACTAAAATCAACCTGTCCCTCTCAGCACTGGGTAATGTCATCTCAGCTCTGGTGGATGGGAAGAGCACCCACATCCCTTACAGGGACTCTAAACTGACCCGTCTACTCCAGGATTCACTGGGTGGCAATGCTAAGACAGTCATGGTAGCCACTCTGGGACCAGCGTCCAAGCACTATGAAGAATCCCTGACCACCCTACGGTACGCAAACCGAGCCAAAAATATAAAGAACAAACCCAAAATCAATGAGGATCCAAAGGATGCTCTGCTGAGAGAGTTCCAGGAGGAGATTGCCCGCCTGAAGGCCCAGCTGGAGGAGCGAGGGACGCTggcgaaggagaggaggagaaggaggaatagCAGAAGGCTGACTAAAAGTATGATTGttgaggatgtagcccacagagAAAGGGATGCAGAGCTGTGGAAGGCACTGGAAGCAGAATGGAAGCGGAATGAGGAATACTATATAAAGGAAGAAGAAGAAAGCAAGATGATAGAAGAGGATGAAAAGGGGGTAGAGAGATTCAACTCCATGGATAACTCTGTAGAGGCCAGTCCCCAAAAAACTGTAACCTCCAGAATACCGATACATAGATCTGTGGATGATAGCCCCAAAAAGGCTTTTCCCACCAGCACCCATAGCAGCCCAGGGGCCAGAGAGAAATGGAAGCCATTTGGTGAAAAAGAACAGATGGAAAAGGAAAGGATGATGGACGACATGCAGAAGGAACAGGAAGCTATGGAAAAGATTATTGAGAAATATAAG GCAATGGAGAGCAAAATATTGGCTGGGGGAAAGAACATTATTGACCACACTAATGAGCAACAGAAGATGCTGGAATTGAAGAGGCAAGAGATTGCAGAACAG ataagacgggagagagagatccAGCAGCAGGTGATGGCTCAGGATGAGGAGACGGGAGAGCTGAGAGAGACCTTCTCCTCTCTGCAGCAGGAGGTGGATCTCAAGACCAAGAAGCTAAAGAGG TTGTATGCCAAGCTGCAGTTGGTGAAGGCAGAGATTGGGGATGTCATTGATGAGCATGTAGTTACTAGACAGGAGCTTGAGCAGACACAGAATGAACTCACCAGAGAACTCAAGTTCAA GTATCTCTTAATTGAGAATTTCATCCCTCCCAAAGATAAGAACAAAATTATGAACCGGCTTCACTTTGACAGTGACGAGGACCAGTGGAGGTTTAGGCCCTTCGTTCCTTCCGAAAG TAAATCGTCCCAACAGGTGAAGCGAAGGCCCACGTCTGTGGTGGGATACAAGAGACCAATCAGCCAATATGCACAGATGGCTGTCACAGCAGGAGCTCCATGTCGATACCGG GCTGAGAATGTGATGCTCCTGGAGCTAGATATGAGCCCACCCAGCATGTACAACCTCAACCTTAACGGAGCACACCTGGAACAGAACTTTGGAGGTCACggcagtcccaggagagacctgctAGCCAACGTCCCATTCAGGGACAGGACCACTGCATCAGGAAGGGTCCGGAAGTCACGATCCTG GTACCAGGCACCACGCTCATCCTCTTCATGCGTCTCATCCTCTTCATCATCCAGCTCTATAACATCAGGGCCCCCGACCCAGTGCTCTCCTCACCCCCAGAGACCCTCCTCAGCCATATACACTCCATTGGAAGGTTCCATTCCAGGGGGTCCCTGA